DNA from Streptomyces sp. NBC_01260:
GCATCGACCAGGTCCTCCGGACGGCTGTGCGCTGTTCCCCCTGTGCGAAGGGGCCGCCGGGCCCGGACCGGCGGGCACCCGATCGGCCCGCGGCCGTTTGCGGGCCGCCTTCCCCGGCCCGAGCGTGAGGAGACGCCGAGTGCGCAGAGGGCGTACGGATCACCTGTCGAAGGGGAGCGCCATGGCCGACGCCCAGTGGAGCCCGGGGCGAAGGGCGGGGGACGCGGACGAATTCCTGCCCGTGCTGGACCTCGTCGAGCCCGCACGTCAGCGTCGGCTCACCGTCTTCTTCCGTCTGCTCCTGCTGATTCCGCATTTCTTCGTGCTGCTCGTCCTGGAGATCGCGGCCTTCTTCACCGCCGTGTTCGGCTGGTTCGCCGCCCTTGCTCTGGGCCGGCTGCCCGAGCCCGTCTTCCGCTTCCTTGCCGGTGTGCTCGGCTACCGCACGAGGGTCGCAGCGAGCGGCATGCTGCTCATCGACCGCTATCCGCCCTTCGCGCTGAACCCGCCGCCCGGCTATCCGGTCCAGATCGACGTCCGCCCGACCAGGCTGAACCGGCTGGCCGTCTTCTTCCGGCTGATCCTGGTGATTCCCGCCGCCATCGTGCAGAGCCTCGTCACATCCGGCTGGTACGTCCTGGCGATCGTGTGGTGGCTGATCACGCTGATCCTCGGACGTATGCCCCGCTCCCTCTTCGAGGCCACGGCGGCCACGCTGCGCTACGAGATGCGCGTCTTCGCCTACGTATCGATGCTCACTCCCGCCTACCCCAAGGGTCTCTTCGGCGAGGACGCGCTCTCCGTACCGGAGGGGCAGGGGCGCTCCGCCACCCGGCCGCTGGTCATGAGCAGCGCGGGCAGGGCGATGCTGGTGCTCTTCCTGGTGCTCGGGCTCGCGAGTGCCGTCACGGCATCCGTCACCAGGTCGTCGTCCGACGACACCGACATGTGGATGCAGACACAAAGGGCTCGCGTGGCGCACCCGTCAACAGGCATGATCGCGCGATGACGTGGACAGCACCTGAAGCAACGCGTACCGGCGGATCACTCGTCGCGGGTGAGCGCGAGATGCTCACCGGATATCTCGGATGGTTCCGCGGCACCCTCCTGCACAAGTGCGCCGGTCTGACCGGCGAGCAACTCGCCGAGCGGACCGTGGAACCGTCGAACCTCTCGCTCCTCGGACTCGTACGCCATATGGCCAAGGTCGAACGCACCTGGTTCAGGCAGCGCTTCGCCGGGCAGGTGATTGAGTCGATGTACGACCCGAAGAAGGGCAAGGACGCGGACTTCGAGGACCTCGATCCGGCCGCCGCCGCCCAGGACTACGCCCGCCTGGTGGAG
Protein-coding regions in this window:
- a CDS encoding DinB family protein, translating into MTWTAPEATRTGGSLVAGEREMLTGYLGWFRGTLLHKCAGLTGEQLAERTVEPSNLSLLGLVRHMAKVERTWFRQRFAGQVIESMYDPKKGKDADFEDLDPAAAAQDYARLVEECRLADEVVAGASFDETFTHDGEVYSLRMVHIHMISEYARHIGHADLVRERLDGVTGA
- a CDS encoding DUF4389 domain-containing protein, giving the protein MADAQWSPGRRAGDADEFLPVLDLVEPARQRRLTVFFRLLLLIPHFFVLLVLEIAAFFTAVFGWFAALALGRLPEPVFRFLAGVLGYRTRVAASGMLLIDRYPPFALNPPPGYPVQIDVRPTRLNRLAVFFRLILVIPAAIVQSLVTSGWYVLAIVWWLITLILGRMPRSLFEATAATLRYEMRVFAYVSMLTPAYPKGLFGEDALSVPEGQGRSATRPLVMSSAGRAMLVLFLVLGLASAVTASVTRSSSDDTDMWMQTQRARVAHPSTGMIAR